A window of the Dermatophagoides farinae isolate YC_2012a chromosome 2, ASM2471394v1, whole genome shotgun sequence genome harbors these coding sequences:
- the LOC124499662 gene encoding uncharacterized protein LOC124499662, giving the protein MLPKIKTFLYDAIKHIVEENGTIRYRLLHSVDFSLYIYWLIRALFISLIFIDPEKFPLYRYDYASLYFWNHRNILNKFFMIIGILLVLIGLLGIRTFFFNHVDTLSFQIFYDCIVYNMDQYYKSRDTDENIAMKLSQRFEDYQQQFALNHRLLSIIIPRLFNHWFRIRVWIDSWLQLDRVDRNLFENRNKMRLFPNANRKSRTHVLLFVLIIDFCNHILHIFILLVIIVGGIVIIPQFLKFELVKNSPIMKFIIMIEVILFTHNTILLLQCSMLLSGTIMATYYVYHNELIHLNQNFIMISKKNSQHCCHGDRKKSITMNDLKNLGSIYRQHNILSYYQLYTDKDAWSKALYYYALVSIPINVTTICELILEDMPTQTQLVFIVITIIHAFTGLIPFIKLAIVSSDSHRIKNHIPAIQLQLKYRHYLRMKLKYDDLYERLMFGRKIAFTFGHLGIITFRGLFEAFLAYFVSFFLIMGLYMKENIHSN; this is encoded by the exons atgttaccgaaaatcaaaacatttcTCTACGATGCAATTAAACATATTGTTGAAGAAAATGGCACCATACGATATCGTCTATTACATAGTGTTGATTTTTCGCTTTATATTTATTGGTTAATACGAgcattattcatttcattaatcTTTATTGATccagaaaaatttccattataTCGATATGATTATGCATCATTATATTTCTGGAATCATCGAAACATTCTtaataaattctttatgATCATTGGAATATTGCTTGTATTGATTGGATTACTTGGTATACgaacatttttctttaacCATGTGGATACACTAagttttcagattttttatGATTGTATCGTATATAATATGGATCAATATTATAAAAGTCGAGATACGgatgaaaatattgcaaTGAAATTGTCACAACGTTTCGAGGATTATCAGCAACAATTTGCTCTTAATCATCGCTTATTATCGATAATTATTCCACGATTATTTAATCATTGGTTCAGAATTCGTGTTTGGATCGATTCATGGTTGCAATTGGATCGTGTAGATAggaatttgtttgaaaatcgaaataaaatgCGTTTGTTTCCCAATGCAAATCGTAAAAGTCGAACACATGTTTTGTTATTCGTATTGATTATTGACTTCTGCAATCATATTCttcacatttttattt TGCTCGTCATTATCGTCGGTGGTATTGTGATTATTCcacaatttttaaaatttgaattggtAAAAAATTCTCCGATcatgaaattcatcataatgatcgaGGTGATATTGTTCACACATAATACAATTTTATTACTTCAATGTTCAATGTTACTATCCGGTACAATAATGGCTACATATTATGTATatcataatgaattgattcatttaaatcaaaattttattatgatttcgaaaaaaaattctcaacatTGTTGTCATggtgatagaaaaaaatcaatcactatgaatgatttaaaaaatctTGGATCTATTTATAGGCAACATAATATATTATCATATTATCAATTATACACTGATAAAGATGCATGGAGCAAAgcactttattattatgcatTGGTTAGCATACCGATCAATGTAACCACTATATGTGAATTAATATTGGAAGATATgccaacacaaacacaattgGTATTCATTGTAATTACCATCATTCATGCATTTACTGGTTTAATTCCATTTATAAAATTGGCAATAGTATCTAGTGATTCAcatcgaatcaaaaatcatattCCGGCCATACAATTACAATTAAAATATCGTCATTATTTacgaatgaaattaaaatatgatgatctttATGAACGATTGATGTTTGGCAGAAAAATTGCATTCACATTTGGCCATCTTGGCATTATTACATTTCGTGGTTTATTCGAAGCATTTCTTGCCTATTTCGTATCATTCTTTTTGATAATGGGTCTTtatatgaaagaaaatattcattcaaattaa